Genomic segment of Vanacampus margaritifer isolate UIUO_Vmar chromosome 13, RoL_Vmar_1.0, whole genome shotgun sequence:
CACAACCTCTAAACCAGTCATACACCATATTACTGTAAGCCATTCcacaaataataaatttaatattccttctgGGTTTCAGCCAAGCTCAACAGCTAACTTAACTTAGGCATTTATTTATCCAGTTTAGGTGGATGACACAGAGGGGTGGccattatttgaggaaatacagtaATATTACAAATCCTTTGAAAAACAATCCAATCAAACCCAGAATatttagcttgctagcttaGCTCGATTCTCGGTTTTCCTTATGCGTAGTCTGCTGCCAGTGTGTCAAAGTAGTCGGTGTCGGCGTAGAGCAGGAAGCCAGAGAACAAGCTGTCCGCCCAACCCGGGTCGGCAAATAAACCATTCTGGTCGTGATAAAAGATCTCCAGCCACACGCCGTCTTCGGGGTTGAGGAACATCACTGTGGACCCCGAGGCCACGTCGTGGTTGCCCGTGTTGGCGTCGAAGGTTTTGATGCGATGCTGTCCGTTGTGCATCAGAGCGATGGCCAAGTGTTTATTAGCCAAGGTGATGTCATAGGAGAAGTAATAAATGCCAGGATACGCACAGATGAACTTGCCCGTTTGGGGGTTGTAATGGCCGCCCTCATTGAGGAGGACCTTGTTAAACTTAATAGGTGTGTTCTCTGTCGGGTAGCTGTTGGTGATGCCCGCGGAGAAGGCGGATTTGGGTGTGAGGCTCCCGCATTTGCATTTCCCCGGCGTCCCGCGAATGCCGCGTTGGCCCTTTTGTCCTTTCGCACCGATGTGGCCAACAGGGCCCAGAAGACCTTCGTCTCCGTTTTCCCCCGCGGGACCTCGTTTTCCCAAAGGACCTCGCTCACCTCGCTCGCCAATCTTACCTGTGGGTCCAACTCTGCCCTTTAAACCTGAAACGCAAAAGTCTAGCATTAGGATTTGATACTGAcggaactcattcaaacccaaaaacgtataaatatgtttttttaaaatattttgtccttcactccccaaaacattatgttttttaatgctagaccATACAGATGGCTTTGGTGCaccttctgacatgaagaggtggcctaaagcaatggtagttattacaaaaaacggccatcaggtgggagcagagtataagagatcagccagggccatgttgcaacaagctcttttttccagtgttttcaacaggtttgtgaataatgatgaaacttagctatattctaatgctaattgctgcaaaacggaaacagatacaaatatacataatattatattgaaagaagagactctcatctttcttttggtaggtttcgggtttttatagcaatagcacacaatattctgtgggccttgcaaaatcagtcaaaatccagtaaaacagctgggagggGTTGAATGATAATAATCCATTAGAACATTAAATCATTaatcattgtaattaatttagATGGTGAGCCAGTTGTTGGTAATGAAACTCATTTTGTTATTAAGCtagacaaaaaaatgcaacactaAAACATCATAGCAAAGTTTACAGACAGCACAACTGTTCTAGAGGGAGCCATCTTGACCTGAACACCTCCAAATCAAATGAGCTCATAGTGGATTTCTTCAGGAAAAAGCAGaggagctttttttcccccctcaacaTACAGTAAATGGGGCTCAGGAGGTGGCTAGCATCAGGTACCTCAGCATTAGCGTCTCATCCGTCAATCTTAGAGAGCTGATGGGATTCAAGGTCACCTTGAGGGTGCTCAGGAACCTCAACAAGCAGACCACAAAGACTTCCTGACACCCCAACAACAGACTCTCAACAGACTCTCAACAGGCTGCTGAGGGCCAAGAAggaaaaactgagaaaaaaaatcttctttcttGTTTGCTACTTAAACCTTAAAACTGTGTGGAGGCGGGATTACGTAACCAGAGACCCAATTGCTTGCGTACTGAACAGGCAATTGAAAAGCCAAGTTACCAAAACACCCTTAACACCTGGCTTCCCTCAACACTTGCTCACTATTTAAAGAAGAAAACGGAAAAACTCCGTGCGGTGTCACGCATGAAATCACCTCGGAACGCGGCCATGTTGACAATGCCGCGTGGGCCACACGATCTGTTCCCCAGCCGCCTATTTTCATGCGAAGGATACGCCGTGACCGAGCAGCCTTTGAAAACTTCCACTCGCTGTGTGTTTTTGCGTGCTAAGGTGAAATATATGCTTCATGGGAAACTTcctcaataaaaaataactccGTACGACGCTGTAAACAAGCATGATGAACGGAAATGTAATTATTTAGGGCGTACGCAGCTCCACctttgctaataataatagtggcTTTAAATTGAAACCATATGGAAGCTGACGACACATGTTATGCGTACAGTATTATTACCTGGGTCTCCCTTCTGCCCCTTCTCCCCTGTCCTGCCATCTCTGCCATCTCTTCCGGGGACGCCGGCGTTCCCGTCCACTCCCGGTGTCCCGCCCGGGCCGGGCTTGCCGGGCGGTCCCGGCGCCCCTGGGACGCTGCAGAGGAGACGCGGCGCTCCTTTCAGCAGCTGTCCGACGACGCAGTGGCACAGGCACACGGCTCCCATCAAGGCCCACATCTTCACATCTgcgacaaaaatgaaaacaacaaagatgcTAAAATGTTGTCTATCAATGTTATCTCTGTTTAATAAGGTTTACCAACAAGTTTATCTTCACAATTAATATTCCAACTGACCTAGTTTGCCGGCTGTTTCCTACCTACCGACCGTCCGATCTACCTACCTATCTACCTTTCACCGTTTGAAGCACAGgtctcaaactccggtcctcgagggccggagtcctgcatgtgTTTATAATCTAATCAcatcattatcaggcttgttgaagaaaataatctttttcttcgcgtgttcgttttctttcgggtagagagagaatgttgattatctgaatacaTGCTGGAGAttggtgaacagttccttcgaaggttttatttttacagaatattccggacacaagtaagtttacagacaaatggctgcattcttctcgcaagtgtgaagttacacaacattcttatactatcttgaaggggcggTAGCACAACGCCCCctccaaacagcccacctggagttcaccggacatgagataagactttaaacacatcattgattacattgtTGTGGAACTAgatgagatcccagtcatggcgataagactttaaaaaacatcattgattacagacacctggcagaaattgcgacatcactcacaaagacacatccacagataaaagttctactgaggaaacaaaaaaatgaaaacagctatgactaaatctgggcagaagaccctcttcaggctcccgcagagcttgctgatgagctgtttGTTTGAAACGTGCCAattccggccctcaaggaccgcaGTTTGAGACCTGTGATTTCAAGGACCGTGTTATCTCCTTAGCTATCTCCTGCTGAACAACATAACTACCTAACTACCAACCTTAGCCACCATTTATATACTTaataatagctagctagctagatatttACCAAGGATGGAATGGTACTCGGTCTTAGGTACGCTCTGCGTGGGAGAATACGATAAGTTTTGCAAGTCATTTGCAATTCACTTTGTATTGACGCTCGCGCAAGCTAGCAGGAGTAGAACAATTGAGAAAGAACAATTTGAATAACCAGCTTCATTTCAATATTCGGTGTGGATTCAATTGGTTTATCCACTGAATACAACAGCGAGAGAATGAAAACTGAAGAGAACAGAACCATCCTTCTAAGGAAACAGGAGCAATATGAACAAGCGTCTCCTGCGTTCGTAGAGTTGGcgaatccagatccagaaagtaaaaatcttgccacagtttggtgttggccaaaggTTGAGTAAAAGCACCAGCagccaaagccaaactgtggtagggttatcactttctggacctggatttgacacctcacAATTGAGTTGACTCGAAAAGGTAACATTAGCAAAAATAACAAGTGTCTACCTTTGAACACACCAACCGTGTCTCTTAagataaacaaaagaaaataaaccgTGCATATAGGGAACATTTATCTTCTGGATACAGAGAAGCGGCGGCTTTACTCGGACGATCTCTTCGATCTCTCGAGCTCTTCTCGGACGAtgaagggagagcccggacaccctgtggaggaaacGGATTTGTTTCTGCAGTCATTTCTTTCGGTCAAAACGATTACTATCTACTAATTATCTcgttttatgagaaaaaaatcatctatGAACCTGTTAGCACATCTTCCCAACTGCAATCTCACCTCGTTAGCTACCGTACCTATGACTAACTTACCCATCCAACTGCGGAATCTACCTACCCGTTTGTCTGTTGATCTACAAAACCAATCTAgtcagccaatcaaatttgACGACAGAGTTCGGAAGAGGCCAGATGTGGTTCTCACAATGAGCAGATTACAACTTGACTCATTTTCGCACTCTCATCTTCTCAAGCGACCCTCGGGCTTTTGTGCATTTGCGAGAGTCTCGAAATGAAACCTCTTGTCCACGAGCCAACTCCAGCCCTCGTGCCAAAACATTCCCGAGAGATGACATCACGCCAGGCATTATTTTTTCTGTCTGTCCAGGGGAACCTCGGCATGCAGTTGCACTTGTGCAGACAGAACGCCAAGCAGGAATGTTGCTCACGGGGAAACAATCCCCATCGTGTGCGAGTTGCAACACAGCTGGGCTCCGATCCCGTTCGTCTGGCAAGCGTGCCGATGTCCACCAGAACACGGGGATTGCGCCGATCAAATCGTTCTCGGTCCTTCGTACGTTTGCACGTGTGGGTGTGAGAAAAGGAATCAATCAGCAAAGGGGTGGGCGGAGAAGGGAACATGTGTGTCAGCCCTGCAGGCGTAAATCAAACGTGCCATGTGGAAGCACGCTTGGACAAGTTGATCTGCAcgcaaacaggaagtcagaatTGGACGGACAAAATGATCCTGACCCGGAGCCCTTTGCGGTGGCGTCAGTGCGGTTTTGAAGAATGAAACCCCGCCTGTGTATTTGCCTCCAAAATCGTGATGATGTCAGCATTTGTTGATGGCCGTCCCTCAAGAAACGACTACAAAGTGTTTGTGCTTTCCATGGTCGGATTTGCGCTAGGGACGGGCACGACCGTTCTTTTAAgttttgagttaattaaaaagaacTGTTCAAAATATTAGTTTATGGAATCGTTCTACCAGCGAGCATGAAAGTAGTGTTTTTTCGGTGACTAGTTCTTTCCTTGGAGAATCGTGAATCACTCAAGGCAAGACTACACTCACCGACTGAACTGGTATGGAAGTACGGTGACTCGATGAATCGTACGCGAACGAGAAATGGATGTAGGACGTTCACTCGCTGACTCGTTCATGAACACAAATAGCGTGGCTGTATGTTCAGTAAAATCCCACCCCCGTCTGACgctggctgctgattggtcgttcGCTAAGACTGACGGAAAGAGTGCGGCGGAGCTCAAATGAACTGAGAAAAGAACGGATCACTTCAGGAAGTGATCCGTTCGCTCACGTTCATTGAAAAGATTGCTGATCGTGAACGACACATTTGcgctaaaaatgtattttttgtagcCTGCATTGTATGTTTCCTCTATACTGTCACTTCCTTGTAACTGTTCCTCTTGACCTAGTCACCCTTTTGTGAAAGAGATCACGATC
This window contains:
- the c1qtnf7 gene encoding complement C1q tumor necrosis factor-related protein 7 produces the protein MNGFHMGDVKMWALMGAVCLCHCVVGQLLKGAPRLLCSVPGAPGPPGKPGPGGTPGVDGNAGVPGRDGRDGRTGEKGQKGDPGLKGRVGPTGKIGERGERGPLGKRGPAGENGDEGLLGPVGHIGAKGQKGQRGIRGTPGKCKCGSLTPKSAFSAGITNSYPTENTPIKFNKVLLNEGGHYNPQTGKFICAYPGIYYFSYDITLANKHLAIALMHNGQHRIKTFDANTGNHDVASGSTVMFLNPEDGVWLEIFYHDQNGLFADPGWADSLFSGFLLYADTDYFDTLAADYA